In Arthrobacter sp. Marseille-P9274, the genomic stretch TTCTCGCGCGCGATCCGCACATGATCGTCGGCGTTGCGGTGCGGCTGTCCCTCAAGCTCGTGCCGTTTCCCCATCGGCCCGATCTTGTGCTGGGGCTCAAGCTCGATCCCCTGCGCCTCGTAGGAGCGATGGTCGATCCGCCCTTCCAGCCCCAGCTCCGCCATGCGTTCGTTGACGTGGGCGGCCCATGCCTCTCGCCACTCCTTCAACAGCTCGGTTGAGTTCCAGGCGCGGACCTTCTTGCCGAACCCCTCAGGTCCAACCTCACGCATCGACAACATGACATGCGCGTGCGGCTTCGGGGTGCCGTCCTTTGCCTTGTCCCAATGCACATTAAGGTCCGCGACCATCCCGCGTTCGACGAACTGCTTGTCCACAAAATCGCGGGCGAGGCTAACGCCCTGTTTCTCGCTCATCTCGCGCGGGATCGAGAACTCCACCTCGCGCGCGAGCTGCGCGTCCTTGCGTTTCTCCCCGGCCTCCACCTCGTTCCACAGGGTCGCGCGATCGTTTAAACGCTCCGGCGCACCTTCGGGAGCCAAGATTTCCGAATGGACGACGCCGGCCTTGTTCGAGAAGTCATGGTCGCGCCCCAGCCGGTCATCGTGCAGCCGTTCCGCCGCACGATAGGCCGCACTGGCAACGGCGCTCGATCCGTTGGCACGGCTGATAACCTTGGCCGAGAAATGGTAGATCGCCATGACAACCGCTATACTGCCCTTCTTAGCGCACGTCGGCAACGACGTATAAGCGCGCACTCACACTCTCTGCCGTTCGCATGATTGACTTCGCCGCATTTTTGTTCGCAACCGCTGTCCTGCATCCGTGATCGTGCTACGCTGCCTCTCCCGATCATGGGCGCGAGGGAGAGAATATGCGCAAGGTCCGCGACTATGACGCCGAGTTGAAGGCGCTGGGCGACAAGGCCCGCGCGCTCAAGGCGAAGAAGGTCCAGCAGCTAGGCGAACTGGTCACGTCCACCGGGGCCGATACGCTTGATGCCGACGTGTTGGCCGGTGCGCTGCTCCATATCGTCGCCGAAGCACAGGCTGAAGGAAACCGGGAGGCGTGGCGCTCCGATGGCGCGGCTTTCTTTCAAGGGCGCGGGCGCAAGACTGGCCGACGTGCTGGCGGCAGCGCGGAAGGCGGAAGCGAAGCTGGCGCAGGCGAGGCACAGGCTTGATGCCGCCGCGCGCCGCATCGATACGAGAGGATGGGTCGTGGCCCGACGCGAGCGCACCCGCCATCTCATAGAGCTGGGCGGCCTGGTTCAGAAAGCCGGCCTGGTCGAACTGGCCGACG encodes the following:
- a CDS encoding conjugal transfer protein TraD, which gives rise to MRKVRDYDAELKALGDKARALKAKKVQQLGELVTSTGADTLDADVLAGALLHIVAEAQAEGNREAWRSDGAAFFQGRGRKTGRRAGGSAEGGSEAGAGEAQA